Proteins encoded within one genomic window of Halomonas sp. YLGW01:
- a CDS encoding TAXI family TRAP transporter solute-binding subunit produces the protein MRVLKYALAASLIAASSSATAQQLSIATGGTGGTYYPYGGGIAELINNQLEGFEAVAEVTGASVENMALIYREDSDLAIALADTVYQAYSGTGDFDGRQVEDVRAIASLYPNAVQIVTLADSGIESLSDLEGKVVSVGAPGSGTELNARAVLESNGISYDDFDPRRLNFNETADALRDGDIAAGFWSVGPPTSSILNLATTRDIRLIGLTDEEVANARQESEVFAPYKLRAGIYEGVEEPVQTIGVPNVLTVNAAMDDQLAYDITKLLFEQTDKLIAIHPAANDTTVEFSVDATPIPFHPGALRYYEEVGAEVADHQRP, from the coding sequence ATGCGCGTTCTCAAGTATGCCCTCGCCGCGTCGCTGATCGCGGCCTCGTCCTCGGCCACGGCCCAGCAGCTGTCGATCGCCACCGGCGGCACCGGCGGCACCTATTACCCCTACGGTGGCGGCATCGCCGAGCTGATCAACAACCAGCTCGAGGGCTTTGAAGCCGTCGCCGAGGTCACCGGTGCCTCGGTCGAGAACATGGCGTTGATCTATCGCGAGGATTCGGACCTGGCCATCGCCCTGGCCGACACCGTCTACCAGGCCTACTCTGGCACCGGCGACTTCGACGGTCGTCAGGTCGAGGACGTGCGCGCCATCGCCTCTTTGTACCCGAACGCGGTACAGATCGTGACCCTGGCCGATTCCGGCATCGAGAGCCTCTCGGACCTCGAGGGCAAGGTGGTGTCGGTAGGTGCGCCGGGCAGCGGCACCGAGCTCAATGCCCGCGCCGTGCTCGAGTCCAACGGCATCAGCTACGACGACTTCGATCCGCGCCGGCTGAACTTCAACGAGACCGCCGATGCGCTGCGCGACGGCGATATCGCCGCCGGCTTCTGGAGCGTCGGCCCGCCGACCAGCTCGATCCTCAACCTGGCCACCACCCGCGACATCCGCCTGATCGGTCTGACCGATGAGGAAGTCGCCAATGCTCGTCAGGAATCCGAGGTGTTCGCCCCCTACAAGCTGCGTGCCGGCATCTACGAAGGCGTCGAGGAGCCCGTGCAGACCATTGGCGTCCCCAACGTGCTGACCGTCAATGCCGCCATGGATGATCAGCTCGCCTATGACATCACCAAGCTCTTGTTCGAGCAGACCGACAAGCTGATCGCCATCCATCCGGCGGCCAACGACACCACCGTGGAGTTCAGCGTGGATGCCACGCCGATCCCCTTCCACCCGGGCGCCCTGCGCTACTACGAGGAAGTGGGCGCCGAGGTGGCGGACCATCAGCGGCCGTGA
- a CDS encoding DUF1850 domain-containing protein, whose product MLIVAASPALADGSDEDRLLQVRDRHGTLLVSLPMPEGEGWCLEWNHSVEGFPVLDCYRNQQGRMVLERSHQPDFAAGLGHVPGRGRQVSDGEGGYWIEEIQEPVPGDRYLLRVGALRVDHRLIREGRTISLSELAAGQRVSIGLRPLPSP is encoded by the coding sequence ATGCTGATCGTCGCCGCTTCGCCCGCGCTTGCCGACGGTAGCGACGAGGATCGCCTGCTCCAGGTGCGGGATCGCCACGGGACGCTGCTGGTGAGCCTGCCGATGCCAGAGGGCGAGGGCTGGTGCCTTGAGTGGAACCACTCGGTCGAGGGCTTTCCGGTGCTCGACTGCTACCGCAACCAGCAGGGCCGAATGGTGCTCGAGCGCAGCCATCAGCCAGACTTCGCCGCCGGGCTCGGGCATGTGCCGGGTCGGGGGCGTCAGGTCAGCGACGGTGAGGGTGGCTACTGGATCGAGGAGATCCAGGAGCCGGTGCCCGGCGACCGCTACCTGCTGCGGGTTGGGGCGTTGCGGGTCGATCATCGCCTGATCCGCGAGGGCCGGACCATCAGCCTGAGCGAGCTGGCGGCCGGGCAGCGGGTCAGCATCGGGCTGCGCCCGCTACCGTCGCCCTGA
- a CDS encoding TRAP transporter permease, translated as MSDSATSPIVPGSQAPHARPILWLIALVAVGLSLFQLYSAGIEPLGLFYQRSIHLALIMMLAFLMFPVFGPHHRRGVVGGIIDLAFFAGALITGGYLVLYLDDIFNRAGFWNQTDIVVGCIATVTVLEASRRAVGLGMTVIGILALLYAFAGPRGELPWLGQFLPGIMEHRGYNLDRVVGQLYLGQEGIFGLPMGVAATYIFIFVLFGAFLEITGAGKFFIDLAYAATGRQRGGPAKAAVIASAGMGSISGSAIANVVTTGAFTIPLMKRLGFKPAQAGGIEAAASTGGQIMPPLMGAGAFLIAEYTQMPYLEVVKVSVLPAILYFATVYLFVHIIALKQGMQGMPRAELPQMREVMREGWHFLLPLGVLVWLLVMNMSPMRVGYFAVITMLVVAALRFSVWFLFVAPAEGQPVTGKRIGEALWAGLVKLTRGLELGARNAVAVSMACAVAGIIVGVVGLTGLGLKFSAMMLAFSDGNLLLALVMVLLASLVLGMGLPVTASYIVLIVLVGPALSNEFGVPLLIAHLVVFWYSQDSNVTPPIALAGFAGAAIAGSKPMETGFQAWKFAKGLYLIPLFMVFNPEIIVGGPVPVVIWNGLIAILALGAFAAALEGYLFTRMSWPVRLAIVPAIVAVFYPDLRAEIIGAAVMTLAIAGNWLACRREASATAA; from the coding sequence ATGAGCGATTCGGCAACTTCTCCTATCGTGCCTGGCAGCCAGGCCCCCCATGCGCGACCGATCCTGTGGCTGATCGCCCTGGTGGCGGTGGGCCTGTCGCTGTTTCAGCTCTATTCGGCGGGCATCGAGCCGCTGGGGCTCTTCTACCAGCGCAGCATTCACCTGGCGCTGATCATGATGCTGGCCTTCCTGATGTTCCCGGTGTTCGGTCCGCACCACCGGCGGGGCGTCGTTGGGGGCATCATCGACCTGGCCTTCTTCGCCGGCGCGCTGATCACCGGCGGTTACCTGGTGCTGTATCTGGATGACATCTTCAACCGCGCCGGCTTCTGGAACCAGACCGACATCGTGGTGGGCTGCATCGCCACGGTCACGGTGCTGGAGGCGAGCCGTCGGGCGGTGGGCCTCGGCATGACGGTGATCGGGATCCTGGCGCTGCTCTATGCCTTCGCCGGGCCCCGAGGCGAGCTGCCCTGGCTGGGTCAGTTCCTGCCCGGGATCATGGAGCATCGCGGCTACAACCTGGACCGGGTCGTGGGCCAGCTGTACCTGGGGCAGGAGGGCATCTTCGGCCTGCCGATGGGGGTCGCCGCCACCTACATCTTCATCTTCGTGTTGTTCGGCGCCTTTCTCGAGATCACCGGCGCGGGCAAGTTCTTCATCGACCTGGCCTATGCGGCCACCGGGCGCCAGCGCGGCGGCCCGGCCAAGGCGGCGGTGATCGCCTCGGCCGGCATGGGCTCGATCTCCGGCAGTGCGATCGCCAACGTGGTCACCACCGGGGCCTTCACCATTCCGCTGATGAAGCGGCTGGGCTTCAAGCCGGCCCAGGCCGGTGGCATCGAGGCCGCGGCCTCCACCGGTGGGCAGATCATGCCGCCGCTGATGGGGGCGGGCGCCTTCCTGATCGCCGAATACACCCAGATGCCCTACCTCGAGGTGGTCAAGGTCAGCGTGCTGCCGGCGATTCTCTACTTCGCCACCGTTTATTTGTTCGTGCACATCATCGCCCTCAAGCAGGGCATGCAGGGCATGCCGCGCGCGGAGTTGCCACAGATGCGCGAGGTGATGCGCGAGGGCTGGCACTTCCTGCTGCCGCTGGGGGTGCTGGTATGGCTGCTGGTGATGAACATGTCGCCGATGCGGGTCGGCTACTTCGCGGTGATCACCATGCTGGTAGTGGCGGCGCTGCGCTTCTCGGTGTGGTTCCTGTTCGTGGCCCCGGCCGAGGGCCAGCCGGTGACCGGCAAGCGGATCGGCGAGGCGCTGTGGGCGGGCCTGGTCAAGCTGACCCGGGGCCTGGAGCTCGGCGCGCGCAATGCCGTGGCGGTGTCGATGGCCTGTGCGGTGGCCGGCATCATCGTCGGTGTGGTCGGTCTTACCGGCCTCGGGCTCAAGTTCTCGGCGATGATGCTGGCCTTCTCGGACGGCAACCTGCTGCTGGCGCTGGTGATGGTACTGCTGGCGAGCCTGGTACTGGGCATGGGCCTGCCGGTCACGGCGAGCTATATCGTGCTGATCGTGCTGGTCGGCCCGGCGCTCTCCAATGAGTTCGGCGTGCCGCTGCTGATCGCCCACCTGGTGGTGTTCTGGTACTCCCAGGACTCCAACGTCACGCCGCCGATTGCGCTGGCGGGCTTCGCCGGGGCGGCGATTGCCGGCAGCAAGCCGATGGAAACCGGCTTTCAGGCCTGGAAGTTCGCCAAGGGCCTCTACCTGATTCCGCTGTTCATGGTCTTCAATCCGGAGATCATCGTCGGCGGCCCGGTGCCGGTGGTGATCTGGAACGGCCTGATCGCCATCCTGGCGTTGGGCGCCTTCGCGGCGGCCCTGGAGGGCTACCTGTTCACTCGCATGTCCTGGCCGGTGCGGCTGGCCATCGTGCCGGCGATCGTCGCGGTCTTCTACCCGGACCTGCGCGCCGAGATCATAGGTGCCGCCGTGATGACGCTGGCCATCGCCGGCAACTGGCTGGCCTGCCGCCGGGAGGCATCGGCAACGGCGGCCTGA
- a CDS encoding YbaY family lipoprotein, whose amino-acid sequence MTRHLTLIAALTSALALTACDTGSEAPTTGNKADSSTAQGADEKTITQQNANQQDAETLDDSLDNAATLTLNGTLSAPDNISLPADAKIHVQLIDVTLEDGSAKVLTDKTFDASEVALPLPFSLKMPSDALNDDHRQVLQAEVRDGDDMVRWSTAEPEALALSADREPAPVALVLEAVETAPNEDLEADERAVSQAGQEATPAEQATPTETQTPEQA is encoded by the coding sequence ATGACACGCCATCTGACTCTGATCGCCGCCTTGACCAGCGCCCTCGCCCTGACAGCCTGTGACACCGGCAGCGAGGCGCCCACCACCGGCAATAAGGCAGACAGCAGCACGGCACAAGGCGCCGACGAGAAGACCATCACCCAGCAGAACGCCAATCAGCAGGATGCCGAGACGCTTGACGATTCCCTGGACAATGCCGCCACCCTGACCCTCAACGGCACCCTCAGCGCCCCCGACAATATCTCGCTGCCGGCGGATGCCAAGATCCACGTACAGCTGATCGATGTCACTCTCGAGGACGGCAGCGCAAAGGTGCTAACCGATAAGACCTTCGACGCCAGCGAGGTCGCCCTGCCGCTGCCCTTCAGCCTGAAGATGCCAAGCGATGCCCTGAATGACGACCACCGCCAGGTGCTGCAGGCCGAGGTGCGCGACGGCGATGACATGGTGCGCTGGTCGACGGCAGAGCCCGAGGCCCTGGCGCTGAGCGCCGACCGCGAGCCCGCGCCGGTGGCCCTGGTACTGGAGGCCGTGGAAACCGCCCCGAACGAGGATCTCGAGGCCGACGAACGAGCCGTCAGCCAGGCAGGCCAAGAGGCCACACCTGCCGAGCAGGCGACACCGACAGAGACACAGACGCCCGAACAGGCCTGA
- the purE gene encoding 5-(carboxyamino)imidazole ribonucleotide mutase → MQPSNEPPRVGVIMGSKSDWPVMEHAVAMLERLGVAYETKVVSAHRTPDLLFDYAKSAAERGLSVIIAGAGGAAHLPGMVASQTPLPVLGVPVESKSLKGLDSLLSIAQMPGGIAVGTLAIGKPGATNAGLLAAQIVGLQDGRVREAVEAFRAEQTQKVLDNPDPRAE, encoded by the coding sequence ATGCAGCCGTCGAACGAGCCGCCACGCGTTGGCGTGATCATGGGATCCAAGTCGGACTGGCCGGTCATGGAGCACGCCGTGGCGATGCTCGAGAGGCTCGGTGTGGCCTACGAGACCAAGGTGGTGTCCGCCCATCGGACCCCGGACCTGCTCTTCGACTACGCCAAGAGCGCCGCCGAGCGTGGCCTCTCGGTGATCATCGCCGGCGCCGGCGGGGCCGCCCACCTGCCCGGCATGGTGGCCTCCCAGACGCCGCTGCCGGTGCTCGGCGTGCCGGTGGAATCCAAGTCCCTCAAGGGTCTGGACTCGCTGTTGTCGATCGCCCAGATGCCCGGCGGCATCGCCGTGGGTACCCTGGCCATCGGCAAGCCCGGCGCCACCAATGCGGGGCTGCTGGCCGCGCAGATCGTCGGCCTGCAGGACGGCCGGGTGCGCGAGGCCGTCGAGGCCTTCCGCGCCGAGCAGACCCAGAAGGTGCTGGATAATCCCGATCCCCGGGCCGAGTGA
- a CDS encoding 5-(carboxyamino)imidazole ribonucleotide synthase: MSDAAIKAPGTAIGVLGAGQLGRMLALAGYPLANRFVFLDTTGNPSAGIGEVMILDPKDQQRQLEEFLAKVDLVTYEFEHLPVSLVQAIEAHRPVYPSSEAIRVCQNRAEEKALFDRLSIPTPAYRLVESAEALEAAARELGTPVVAKSVTEGYDGKGQAVLKSPDEARDAWEAIGHPRLIVEAFVDFVREVSIIAVRGRDGEVVFYPMAENQHVDGILRYSVAPLPDLDASVQQTADGYIRALLDELDYVGVLTLELFQTRDGGLMANEMAPRVHNSGHWSQDGAATSQFENHLRAIQGLPLGATEARAPTCMVNVIGREGDSAEILALDDAHLHRYGKSERAGRKLGHVNLVAPTHGALMEKVRACAALLPEAPAPKMSFED; encoded by the coding sequence ATGAGTGATGCCGCGATCAAGGCGCCCGGAACCGCCATCGGCGTGCTGGGCGCCGGCCAGCTGGGCCGCATGCTGGCCCTGGCGGGCTACCCGCTGGCCAACCGCTTCGTGTTCCTGGACACCACGGGCAACCCGAGCGCTGGTATCGGCGAGGTGATGATCCTCGACCCGAAGGACCAGCAGCGTCAGCTCGAGGAGTTTTTGGCCAAGGTCGACCTGGTCACCTACGAGTTCGAGCACCTGCCGGTGTCGCTGGTGCAGGCGATCGAGGCTCACCGGCCGGTCTATCCCTCCAGCGAGGCGATTCGCGTCTGCCAGAACCGGGCCGAGGAGAAGGCGCTGTTCGATCGCCTGTCGATCCCGACCCCGGCCTATCGTCTGGTCGAGAGCGCCGAGGCGCTCGAGGCCGCGGCCCGCGAACTGGGCACGCCGGTGGTCGCCAAGTCGGTCACCGAGGGCTATGACGGCAAGGGGCAGGCGGTGCTCAAGTCGCCTGACGAGGCCCGGGATGCCTGGGAAGCGATCGGCCACCCGCGCCTGATCGTCGAGGCCTTCGTGGACTTCGTGCGTGAGGTGTCGATCATCGCCGTGCGTGGCCGTGACGGCGAGGTGGTCTTCTATCCGATGGCCGAGAACCAGCATGTCGACGGCATCCTGCGCTACTCGGTGGCGCCGCTACCGGATCTCGATGCCAGCGTCCAGCAGACCGCCGATGGCTACATTCGCGCCCTGCTCGACGAGCTGGACTACGTCGGGGTGCTGACGCTTGAGCTGTTCCAGACCCGTGACGGCGGCCTGATGGCCAACGAGATGGCGCCGCGGGTGCACAACTCCGGCCACTGGAGCCAGGACGGTGCGGCGACCAGCCAGTTCGAGAACCACCTGCGCGCCATCCAGGGGCTGCCGCTGGGCGCGACCGAGGCGCGGGCGCCGACCTGCATGGTCAACGTGATCGGCCGCGAGGGCGACTCCGCCGAGATCCTCGCCCTCGACGACGCCCACCTGCATCGCTACGGCAAGAGCGAGCGGGCCGGACGCAAGCTCGGTCACGTCAATCTGGTGGCGCCGACCCACGGCGCGCTGATGGAGAAGGTGCGTGCCTGCGCGGCTCTGCTGCCCGAGGCGCCGGCGCCGAAGATGAGCTTCGAGGACTGA
- a CDS encoding YeiH family protein has translation MWQGLLVCIVLTAAGVGLAELPPLAGSGVSPLVVALLLGILVGNLPVSRRLTDTAAGLKFATRWLLRGGIVLFGLSLTLQQIMALGPKVLLLDILIISSVLVSGYFIGTRLLGMDRETTLLTSAGSAICGAAAVLATESTIRARPAATAMAVATVVLFGSLAMLIYPLLYPLMGMDEGLFGVYIGATVHEVAQVVAAGEAVGPDALANAVIVKLVRVMLLVPFLLIVGQWWLRRGDGAAETDTKGGLVIPWFAFGFMAMVVFNSFIVLPAVLHDGLVLAGQLALTMAMAALGYETRLERLRSLGLRPFILALILFALLLGGGGLASQWLMG, from the coding sequence ATGTGGCAAGGCTTGTTGGTCTGCATCGTTCTCACCGCCGCCGGCGTCGGCCTGGCCGAACTGCCCCCCCTCGCCGGGAGCGGCGTGAGCCCCTTGGTCGTGGCGCTGCTGCTGGGCATCCTGGTCGGCAACCTGCCCGTCTCGCGGCGACTCACAGACACCGCGGCGGGGCTGAAATTCGCCACCCGCTGGCTGCTGCGCGGGGGCATCGTGCTGTTCGGCCTCTCGCTGACGCTGCAGCAGATCATGGCCCTCGGCCCCAAGGTGCTGTTGCTGGATATCCTGATCATCTCAAGCGTGCTGGTCAGCGGCTACTTCATCGGCACCCGGCTGCTGGGGATGGATCGGGAAACGACCCTGCTGACCAGCGCCGGCAGTGCCATCTGCGGCGCCGCCGCGGTGCTGGCCACCGAGTCCACCATCCGCGCCCGCCCCGCCGCCACCGCCATGGCGGTAGCCACGGTGGTGCTGTTCGGTTCGCTGGCGATGCTGATCTACCCGCTGCTGTATCCGCTGATGGGAATGGATGAGGGTCTGTTCGGCGTCTATATCGGTGCCACCGTCCACGAGGTCGCCCAGGTGGTCGCCGCCGGCGAGGCGGTGGGCCCGGACGCCCTGGCCAATGCGGTGATCGTCAAGCTGGTGCGGGTGATGCTGCTGGTGCCCTTCCTGCTGATCGTCGGCCAGTGGTGGCTGCGCCGGGGCGACGGCGCCGCCGAAACAGACACCAAAGGCGGCCTGGTGATTCCCTGGTTCGCCTTCGGCTTCATGGCCATGGTGGTGTTCAACAGCTTCATCGTCCTGCCCGCGGTACTGCATGACGGCCTGGTGCTCGCCGGCCAGCTGGCACTGACCATGGCCATGGCGGCGCTGGGCTACGAGACCCGCCTCGAGCGGCTGCGCTCGCTGGGCCTGCGTCCCTTCATCCTGGCGCTGATCCTGTTCGCGCTGCTGCTGGGCGGGGGTGGCCTGGCGAGCCAGTGGCTGATGGGCTGA
- a CDS encoding LysR substrate-binding domain-containing protein: MTPPVSFRQLQVFVAVARRGTVSAAARQLSLSQSATSQALSDLERALEVAMFERLGRRLELNDRGRQLLPQAERLLDGMQEFVASAREPEGALRGTLSVSASATIGTYLLPTLAGDFGERHPGADLRLRLRNSGEVMTDVLRFDADLGLIEGQCHEPGLVSEPWSEDRLLVVASPRHPLAALDTLEGEALAEAPWILREQGSGTREVFEAAMAPVLQAAPSRRLRVRMELGQHEAIKQAVKAGLGLGCLSRLGVVDELERGELVTLATPLSLVRAFSLVWHPERYRSPLWQAFKVFLDEAR; the protein is encoded by the coding sequence ATGACGCCACCCGTCAGTTTTCGTCAGCTCCAGGTCTTCGTCGCGGTCGCCCGCCGCGGTACGGTGAGTGCCGCGGCGCGGCAGCTGAGCCTCTCCCAGTCGGCGACCAGTCAGGCGCTGTCCGACCTGGAACGGGCGCTGGAGGTGGCGATGTTCGAGCGGCTGGGCCGCCGCCTCGAGCTCAACGACCGGGGGCGACAACTGCTGCCCCAGGCCGAACGGCTGCTCGACGGCATGCAGGAATTCGTGGCCTCGGCTCGGGAGCCGGAGGGCGCCCTGCGCGGCACCCTGTCGGTATCGGCCAGCGCCACCATCGGCACCTATCTGCTGCCGACGCTGGCGGGTGACTTTGGCGAGCGCCATCCCGGCGCGGATCTGCGCCTGAGACTTCGCAACAGCGGCGAGGTAATGACGGACGTGCTGCGCTTCGATGCCGACCTGGGCCTGATCGAGGGCCAGTGCCACGAGCCAGGGCTCGTCAGCGAGCCCTGGAGCGAGGATCGGCTGCTGGTGGTCGCCTCGCCCCGTCATCCCCTGGCCGCGTTGGACACCCTCGAGGGCGAGGCCCTGGCCGAGGCTCCCTGGATCCTGCGCGAGCAGGGCTCCGGGACCCGGGAGGTCTTCGAGGCGGCGATGGCGCCGGTGCTGCAGGCCGCGCCTTCGCGACGCCTGCGGGTGCGCATGGAACTCGGTCAGCACGAGGCCATCAAGCAGGCGGTGAAGGCCGGGCTGGGGCTCGGCTGCCTGTCGCGACTCGGCGTGGTCGACGAGCTGGAGCGAGGGGAGCTGGTGACGCTTGCTACCCCGCTGTCGCTGGTGCGGGCCTTCTCGCTGGTCTGGCATCCCGAGCGCTATCGCAGTCCACTGTGGCAGGCCTTCAAGGTCTTCCTCGACGAGGCGCGCTGA
- a CDS encoding NGG1p interacting factor NIF3 has protein sequence MYKLAFFVPAEHAETVKEAVFASGAGRIGDYEACCFQTPGIGQFRPLDGADPHIGRVGELERVEELKIELVCEDARIRDAVAALRAAHPYEEPAFEAWRLETF, from the coding sequence ATGTACAAGCTCGCCTTCTTCGTGCCCGCCGAGCACGCCGAGACCGTGAAGGAAGCCGTCTTCGCAAGCGGTGCCGGGCGTATCGGCGACTACGAAGCTTGCTGCTTCCAGACGCCCGGCATCGGCCAGTTTCGCCCCCTCGATGGCGCCGACCCGCACATCGGCCGGGTCGGGGAACTGGAGCGGGTCGAGGAGTTGAAGATCGAACTGGTGTGCGAGGACGCGCGGATCCGCGACGCCGTGGCGGCGCTCAGGGCGGCGCACCCCTACGAGGAACCGGCCTTCGAAGCATGGCGGCTGGAGACCTTCTAA
- a CDS encoding fasciclin domain-containing protein produces the protein MKVIAVAAPQWMGIGLVGMMLAGTVQADHHGMAKADIVDTAVAAGQFETLVAAVKAADLVDTLKGEGPFTVFAPTDEAFAALPEGTVDTLLMPENQDQLQAVLTYHVVPGKIMAEDAMVASSATTVQGQDLTITTMDGKVMINDATVTAADVMASNGVIHVIDKVLLPD, from the coding sequence ATGAAAGTCATCGCAGTCGCAGCACCTCAGTGGATGGGTATCGGTCTGGTCGGCATGATGCTCGCCGGCACGGTCCAGGCGGATCACCACGGCATGGCCAAGGCCGATATCGTCGACACCGCCGTCGCGGCCGGGCAGTTCGAGACCCTGGTGGCCGCGGTCAAGGCTGCCGACCTGGTCGACACCCTCAAGGGCGAAGGCCCCTTCACGGTGTTTGCGCCCACCGACGAGGCCTTCGCCGCCTTGCCGGAAGGCACCGTCGACACCCTACTGATGCCGGAAAACCAGGATCAGCTGCAAGCCGTGCTGACCTATCACGTGGTGCCCGGCAAGATCATGGCGGAAGATGCCATGGTCGCCAGCTCCGCGACCACCGTGCAGGGTCAGGATCTCACCATCACCACCATGGACGGCAAGGTGATGATCAATGATGCCACCGTGACCGCGGCCGACGTGATGGCCAGCAACGGCGTCATCCATGTGATCGATAAGGTCCTGCTCCCCGATTAA
- a CDS encoding fructosamine kinase family protein, with amino-acid sequence MDDELAALLKRLGLTPSGPLAPLSGGDIAEVARLETRQGAIVVKRDDPARLAGEAEGLCTLHDALKGSALRVPEVLGQEGPWLVMEALSTARPSATSDTALGEGLRALHGVNREAHGWPRDNACGHTPQPNAPLADGRAFQRERRLMPLAKACHEQGLLERPLRRRLEAVAEGLESWLPDAPASLLHGDLWSGNVLHTDEGPALIDPAVYAHYPEVDLAMLTLFGTPSAAFFEAYWNGHGPGDWPRREALFQLYPLLNHLLMFGSGYRGAVERVLGRLEMS; translated from the coding sequence ATGGACGACGAACTTGCCGCCTTGCTAAAGCGCCTGGGCCTTACGCCGAGCGGGCCTCTTGCCCCCTTGAGCGGCGGCGATATTGCCGAGGTGGCACGACTCGAGACCCGTCAGGGCGCGATCGTCGTCAAGCGCGACGATCCCGCACGGCTGGCGGGCGAGGCCGAGGGCCTGTGCACACTTCATGATGCGCTTAAGGGAAGTGCGCTGCGGGTGCCCGAGGTGCTGGGCCAGGAAGGACCCTGGCTGGTGATGGAGGCGCTGTCGACTGCGCGGCCGAGCGCCACCAGCGACACGGCGCTGGGCGAGGGGCTGCGGGCGCTGCATGGCGTGAATCGCGAGGCGCATGGCTGGCCCCGGGACAATGCCTGCGGCCACACGCCCCAGCCCAATGCGCCGCTCGCCGATGGTCGCGCCTTCCAGCGTGAACGCCGGCTGATGCCTCTAGCGAAGGCCTGTCACGAGCAGGGCCTGCTGGAGCGGCCACTGCGGAGACGGCTGGAGGCCGTGGCCGAGGGGCTCGAGAGCTGGTTGCCCGATGCGCCGGCGAGCCTTCTGCATGGTGATCTGTGGTCGGGCAACGTGCTGCACACCGACGAGGGCCCGGCGCTGATCGATCCGGCGGTGTATGCCCACTACCCGGAGGTGGACCTGGCCATGCTGACGCTGTTCGGCACGCCGTCCGCGGCCTTCTTCGAGGCCTACTGGAATGGCCACGGTCCCGGCGATTGGCCGAGGCGGGAGGCCCTGTTCCAGCTCTACCCGCTGCTCAATCACCTGCTGATGTTCGGCAGCGGCTACCGGGGCGCCGTGGAGCGCGTCCTGGGACGACTGGAGATGAGCTAG
- a CDS encoding alpha/beta hydrolase — MDRLELVKVRALQIAVRIWNPEAPRTLVAWHGLARHGGDFAALARELGPEWRVLAPDTPGRGLSSWSLYPAHDYLYAHYQEVAVALLDHFGLERVPWVGTSMGGLLGLLLAAEPATASRIERLVLNDVGPELDPDGLASLATYFGAMHRFVHFGDLEAELRDHYAGFGIDSDDAWRQLALDSARRLPDGSWTYHYDPRIGEQFIHDTPRDTWADWRAIRCPMMVIRGADSPLLAHESIERMRKAQPSLVSLEVPGCGHAPMLDRPSQVAPLADFLRHPETARATSKPHWWQRGRDWLTRATGRRGR; from the coding sequence ATGGATCGATTGGAGCTGGTCAAGGTCAGGGCACTACAGATCGCGGTGCGCATCTGGAACCCCGAGGCCCCGCGCACCCTGGTGGCCTGGCACGGGCTGGCTCGCCACGGCGGTGACTTCGCGGCCCTGGCCCGCGAACTGGGCCCCGAGTGGCGGGTGCTGGCCCCGGACACCCCGGGCCGCGGCCTGTCGAGCTGGTCGCTCTACCCCGCCCATGACTACCTCTACGCCCACTACCAGGAAGTGGCGGTGGCCCTGCTCGATCACTTCGGCCTGGAGCGCGTGCCCTGGGTGGGCACCTCGATGGGCGGGCTCTTGGGCCTGCTGCTGGCCGCCGAGCCCGCCACCGCCTCGCGGATCGAGCGCCTGGTGCTCAACGACGTCGGCCCCGAACTCGATCCGGATGGCCTGGCGAGCCTGGCCACCTATTTCGGCGCCATGCATCGTTTCGTCCACTTCGGCGACCTCGAGGCCGAGCTTCGCGACCACTACGCGGGCTTCGGCATCGACAGCGACGACGCCTGGCGGCAGCTGGCCCTGGACAGCGCCCGCCGCCTGCCCGACGGCAGCTGGACCTATCACTACGATCCCCGCATCGGCGAGCAATTCATCCACGACACGCCCCGCGACACCTGGGCCGACTGGCGGGCGATTCGCTGTCCGATGATGGTGATACGCGGCGCCGACTCGCCGCTGCTCGCCCACGAGAGCATCGAGCGAATGCGCAAGGCCCAGCCTTCCCTGGTCAGCCTGGAGGTACCGGGCTGCGGCCATGCGCCGATGCTCGACCGGCCAAGCCAGGTGGCTCCCCTCGCCGACTTCCTGCGCCACCCCGAAACGGCAAGGGCCACATCAAAGCCTCATTGGTGGCAGCGTGGTCGAGACTGGTTGACGCGAGCCACTGGCCGCAGAGGCCGCTGA